TGAATTACCAATCACTGAAACAGAACGTCGAAATATTAAAGCATCAGATGTTGCTGATTTAACAAATCATGTGAATGCGCACGGCAAAGCATTATTTGCAGCAGCATTTGTCACGCATTTTAGTGGAGAAACACCTCATTTACATGTCGATATCGCAGGACCAGCTACAACAACGAAATCATCTTATAAAGGACCTAAGGGACCAACAGGATATATGATACCTACAATTGTTAATTGGTTGATGACACGATAAGATACAATTGAAATAAGAAGGATACGAAAGAGTGAGAACTGTCTTATGAAAAGGCATATACTCACTCTTTTTCTTTTTTGAACACAAATTATTTCATATGATTTAAAAAAGACATATTGACTTAAGGAGTTACAATTGTTATATTGTATACACAATACTTTAACTTGGTAATGAACTAAAGGAGTGGGCGGAATGAATGCTGTATTAATCGCAGTATTATTAATGATTGTTTTATGTTTATGTCGACTGAATGTCGTCATTAGTTTATTTATAAGTGCACTAGTAGGGGGGATTATCTCAGGTTTATCACTTGAGAAAACAATCTCCGTATTCACATCAAATATCGTTGATGGTGCAGAAGTGGCATTAAGTTATGCTTTACTGGGTGGATTTGCGGCACTGATTTCATACAGTGGTATCACAGATTATCTTGTACAGAAGATTATTCGTGCTATTCGTGCAGAAGATACCAAAGTTTCTCGTATTAAAGTGAAAAGTGTCATCATTATTAGTTTACTCGTATTAAGTGTGATGAGTCAGAACGTGATCCCAGTGCATATAGCGTTTATTCCGATTGTCATCCCACCGTTACTTAGCTTATTTAATGAATTGAAAATGGACCGTCGTTTAATTGCGGTGATTATCGGCTTTGGTCTATGTTTCCCATATGTTTTACTACCATTTGGTTTTGGTCATATCTTCCAAGAGATTATTCAAAAAGGTTTTGAAAAAGCAAATCACCCCATTGAATTCTCAATGATTTGGAAGGCAATGATTATTCCGGCAAGTGGATATATTATTGGTTTAATACTGGCATTAATTTATTATCGCAAGCCACGAATATATAAGCCAATTCAAATGAATGATGAAGTGAATCAAACAGAATTAAAACCATATGTACTAGTCGTAACTGTAGTTGCAATTTTAGCGACATTCATTGTTCAAACAGTGACAGACTCTATGATATTTGGTGCATTAGCAGGTGTACTTGTATTCTTCTTATCAGGTGCATACACTTGGAGAAATTTAGATGATAAGTTTGTTGATGGTATTAAAATTATGGCATACATTGGTGTTGTAATTTTAACTGCGAACGGATTTGCAGGCGTGATGAATGAAACAGGAGATGTGCAAAAGCTTGTTGAAGGACTTACAACAATTGCAGGCGATAATAAGTTTATTAGCATCGTCCTTATGTATGTCATTGGCTTAATTGTCACATTAGGTATTGGTTCATCATTTGCGACAATTCCAATCATCTCAGCACTGTTTATTCCATTCGGTGAATCAATTGGCCTAAGCACAATGGCTTTAATTGCATTGATTGGTACAGCGAGCGCATTAGGTGACTCAGGATCTCCAGCAAGTGATTCAACACTTGGACCTACAGCAGGTTTAAACATTGATGGTCAACACGATCAAATTCGTGACACATGTGTACCGAACTTTGTATTCTACAATATTCCACTTATCGTAATGGGAACAATTGCTGCACTTGTACTATAATACAAAGTGGAGGTAGGAATACGTCATGACTAATTTAGTAGATTTACTAGAAATGAAAGTCCTAGAACAACGAGACGGATTTTTGAAGATGTCCATGCCAGTGAAAGATCAAGTGAAACAGCCATTTGGTTATTTGCATGGTGGCGCAACAATGGCATTAGGCGAAACGGCTTGTTCTATGGGTTCAGCAAATCTTGTTGATACAACAAAAGAAATACCCGTTGGCTTAGAAATGCATACGAATCATATTAAGTCAGC
This region of Staphylococcus sp. IVB6240 genomic DNA includes:
- a CDS encoding PaaI family thioesterase, with protein sequence MTNLVDLLEMKVLEQRDGFLKMSMPVKDQVKQPFGYLHGGATMALGETACSMGSANLVDTTKEIPVGLEMHTNHIKSATDGYIYAEATILHQGRSTHVWDIRITDDEGRLISVMRGTLMIKKITK
- a CDS encoding Na+/H+ antiporter family protein, which produces MNAVLIAVLLMIVLCLCRLNVVISLFISALVGGIISGLSLEKTISVFTSNIVDGAEVALSYALLGGFAALISYSGITDYLVQKIIRAIRAEDTKVSRIKVKSVIIISLLVLSVMSQNVIPVHIAFIPIVIPPLLSLFNELKMDRRLIAVIIGFGLCFPYVLLPFGFGHIFQEIIQKGFEKANHPIEFSMIWKAMIIPASGYIIGLILALIYYRKPRIYKPIQMNDEVNQTELKPYVLVVTVVAILATFIVQTVTDSMIFGALAGVLVFFLSGAYTWRNLDDKFVDGIKIMAYIGVVILTANGFAGVMNETGDVQKLVEGLTTIAGDNKFISIVLMYVIGLIVTLGIGSSFATIPIISALFIPFGESIGLSTMALIALIGTASALGDSGSPASDSTLGPTAGLNIDGQHDQIRDTCVPNFVFYNIPLIVMGTIAALVL